In the genome of Sardina pilchardus chromosome 17, fSarPil1.1, whole genome shotgun sequence, the window ATCCCCACAGCAAATTCACCAAAGAGGTTCTGAGTTttcggggagaaaaaaaaaacgccatctAAGCAGTGAAGCCCGATGAAAAGGGAAATGCAGAGGAAGAGCAAGGCTGTGATTTATCTTCCTTTCCTAGAATATCCTGCTGCCACAAAATGATTCCCTACAACTTTGTAGTTGGCAGCGTGCTCTCATTCGTTGCCAGACAAGTGCTGTTGCCAGTCAAACCATCTGATCATGTGATATGATCTGCCCATTTGGAACAGGGATGCCTGTGTCTTGGGCAGACTGGAGTTCAATTACACAGGAAAGCTGGACTACATAAATAACAATAGGCTGTTGTTAATTGTTGTCGTGTTAAATTGTTTTAGCAAAACCAATAAAACATGTTCTAGACCACCAGTAATGGCATAACCCTGAAACTTTGTAGTAAGATGTTTCCTAAGACTCATATGTATCCCATTTAgcatatatttctatattttacACTTGTAGTAAGTAAAAAGGCACATGTAGCTCAGCTTAGTTATAAAAGTATCCAAATGGTTGCACCACTAAGGATAATCTCGTGGAGATCTCTGACTGCCTTGCACTTAACACAGGCCCTGACCCGCGATATTAGCCTACCACTTCAATAACAGCGAGGGAAAACAAACTCCGCCGGATTCCCAAGGGAGGCAACTTGTTCTGCAGCTCCCAAGACGGCAATGTTGCGCATTCGGCTGAAGTGCGCCCGTTGATGATGTATTCACGGTGATGACATGTGCTTGAGCAATCTCTTTGAGTGGGTTCAATTATCGAATGCTGGCAGGTTTTCTCGTTGCCTCTGCTGTGCAGTTCACAGCTAATAGACTTTGATCACTGCAACAGCCTGGGAGGACCAGTACGCTAGCAATGTCTTCTTCAGCTGTGCGCAATGCAAACTTCCACAGATTCAGTGTCAGGTACCCTCAGTGTTTTGTTAGGTGCGCGATGTTCCCATAGCCTACTGGCAGATGTCAAACGTTTTAACACGTTGTGCGAAATATCCGCATTGTATCAATGTAAGCTGTCAACATGCAGCACGTAGTAGTGACATCATATGCGTCCACATTGAACCAGATTAATTAATACAAATAATAGTATTAAAAAGTATTATTTGGTATCTAAGTTATGTTAAAACCACTTTACAGTTACAGTAACTGTTACAACCACTCATGGTTTACTCCAGAGTCTTTTTAAAAACGTATATCTGTCTAGCATTGGCCAAAATCAATTACTTGCCAAAAACTAGCCGAACTAGCCTGCATTTGTCACTCAGATGTTAACTTCTTCGTAACTGACTTAATGACCGTTAACAAACACTTACGGCCTTCCTCCCGACACCTTCGATGATCAGTTAGAGCTTATACGAGGAGTCGCAACGCCAACGTGATGTGCCAAGTATGAAATGTTACACCTCTCCCTGCAGCTGGCCTGCATCTGTAACGCTATTTGTCTCAGCCGTAAAATTAGTCTGCAACTCCTTAATATGTGGAGCAACCCCATTCCTTTTTAGTCTCAACAATAAGATGAGGGTATCATGACGTAGATGATTgagaaatgttaaaaatgtatgCCATTTGTCATTTGGCTAGTGGGGACATAAGGCCTTTTAAAACAACCCTGTATCGACTGCTCTAGCAGAGTGAAGGGGTTTTAAAATCTCATGAACATGTCTAGTCACAATGCTTCATGGATTTCTTAAATAATGGCACATTATTGCTTGCTGTGAAATTAGTTATTTGAAATGAGTCACACATCATTGAAAGAGTGTGGTATGCCACGAGTGTCGCCTTGGGAACGTTTTATCCATGTAAATTATAAGTTGATGTATGTATAAAAATGCATGTTAAATGTCATGTAAAATATGAAACACACTGTTGACATACCAGAGTAAGTGAAGAACAGCAtagcagtatgtgtgtttgtgtgtgtgtgtctgtgtgtgtgtctgtgtgtgtgtgtgtgtgtgtgtttgagtgtgtgtgaaacagcaaAAACCTGCAGATGTGGGAAACTCGGCAGGGTGTTTtctggggtggaggggtggggggtgttgggggttcaagcaggcaggcaggcaggcaggcaggcgggcaggcagggcGGAGAGTTGAGCTCACCCTAGGCCGGGGCCAGGAGGGCCATGGTAATTAGATCTGACCAATGTTGGCCCTGGGATCCACACAGGGGCATATATAAGAGGGGGGCCCCTATGGCACCAGCCCCTTCACATCACTCACTCTCCTCACAGCAGAGCAGCCCACTTCTCCCCAGTCTCTCCATTGGGCTCCTCGCTCCTCCACTGACCCTTACACACACGCGGCGCACAGCAGAGTCCAGCCGGTCAGCTGCCCACAGCGCTGATACTCTTACCTCCTCTGACCCCCCCATTCTTCCGGCAACAGCACCCACCAGTCAGCGGCCAAGCGGCGATGGACGTCTTCTCCTCGTCCCAGGCGTTCTACGACAGCGCGTGCGCCTCCTCGCCCGAGGAGGAGCTGGACTTCGGGCCGAGCGGCGGCGACGAGATGGCCGGCTCCGAGGAGGACGAGCACGTTCGGGcgcccggcggcggcggcggtccGCACCAGCCGGGCCACTGCCTCCAGTGGGCCTGCAAGGCGTGCAAGCGCAAGGCCAGCACGGTGGACCGCCGACGGGCCGCCACCATGCGCGAGCGCCGGCGCCTCAAGAAGGTGAACCACGCCTTCGAGGCGCTGCGCCGCTGCACCTCGGCCAACCCCAGCCAGCGGCTGCCCAAGGTGGAGATCCTGCGCAACGCCATCCAGTACATCGAGAGCCTCCAGGACCTGCTCCACGAGCAGGTGGAGGGCTACTACGGCCTGCCCGGCGCGGCGTCCAGCGGCGGCGGCCGCGTGGGGGAGAGCGGCTCGGAGCCGGCCAGCCCCTTGTCCAGCTGCTCCGACAGCATGGTGAGTGTCACTCAGCGCCTTttccccgaaaaaaaaaaagccccctcGTCCGTGCCCGCGGAGAGGCTCTTGCTCTTGTTTGTTCCGTTTCCCAGAGCCCCCTCTTGTCGTTCACAGCTTGGCTGCTGACAGAGCTGTTGCGTTTGTCCCTGTGTGTTGGAGCCATTGCGGTGTCTGTTTTCCTGTTACTTCATCATTTAAAGTTGTAGGCCGTAATTGTGATCCCATGTGCGTCTTGTCGAATTCACCTTGTTGCTCACCATGGTGCTATAGCTGTTTTTGTGGGAAACCAAtgtttttgcaaaaaaaaacaaaacaaaaaaaacactcagacaCTGTGTTTTCGTGTTAATTTATCATTTAACGGTTTAGTCCGTGCTTctaatccctctgtaaatgggAAACCAAACACAGTGGCCCAGACCGAGCCAGAAAccattccagccaatcaacacatgTGCTTCAGTATGACAGAACAGAAGGGGGCCATATCCGAGACTATTCAGTGCGAATATCAATCAGTCATGAAGAAGTGAATATTTTGTGTGACGCTTTTTGTCTATCTTTAATGTGCTTATTGATATTGACGTACTGTGGGGTCAATACTCAAACTTTTGTGTTACCAGACTGATATTATAGACACATAGTAGCATAGGCAAGAGAGAGCTGTGCATTTACTCTTTCAGCTGTAAGTATTTGCATTTTGCAAATGTTTAGTACATTTTGTGTTGGTCTGCACAAAATGTGTTCAAACGTAATTCTCATCGACCTTTTGACCCTGTGTTCCTGCGTTCCTGTGATCTGTGGCCTTTTCCACtggactctgctctgctctgcctgagCTCCTCATTCTTGCCTCCATGTGAttcagctccctctctctctctctctctctctctctctctctccctctctctctctctctctctctctctctctgtctcctagcATGGGCAGAACGAATGGCTGAcaacatctgtctctctttatctgccAAGATATGGCCTTACTGCTAGCCTTTAGCTTGCTTCTTCATCAGTCTGGACCCGTAGCCTCATCACCATCTTTCATGTTAGTGGATCACTTGAAGGGTTGATTTCCGCTGCCCAACCAACCAAACATTTGAGACATGGTTGGAGGTTCTTGTACAATTGAAAGACATCTACAGTAGGAGGTGCCAGGGTTTAGCTCAGAGTAAACAGAGATCGTAGTGTTTACAAGATTATTTCAACTGGTCGTTTAAAAAGCATTAGGAAATAAGTAGCACTCCCGGTTTAACCGAAAACATTCCCCGTAAACGAGCTTCGACATTCGCTCTGGGACGTTGTTCTCGTATGGCATGGGGGCCAAGCGGGGATTCGTTTACAAAAACACGGGCTATTGTAGTCGGGGAGGGCGGATATTGTAATGACTTTCCCACCACCGGACACTTTATGGGCCTAATAAACTCTGGAAAATCCACCTTGGTGGAGCCTGGCAGGCAAAGCCGCGCTGCCGCGGCGCATTCCTCTCTGACTGCATGGGCTCGGCCGGTGCCAGGATTTTCTGCAGATTTACTTGCAGAAAAGTGTCATCTTGCACAAACTGGAGTGGCTTCCACTGCTGGTAATCGATTGGACACGCCAGGAGGGCCGAATTTTCACGCCGGGGCCTGTGGACGCCCCGAATGTGGGGGCGTTGGTGAAAAGTGTGGAACCACTAAATATCTCCCCTCGCTTGCTCAGGCTatggctgggtttttttttccct includes:
- the myf5 gene encoding myogenic factor 5, which produces MDVFSSSQAFYDSACASSPEEELDFGPSGGDEMAGSEEDEHVRAPGGGGGPHQPGHCLQWACKACKRKASTVDRRRAATMRERRRLKKVNHAFEALRRCTSANPSQRLPKVEILRNAIQYIESLQDLLHEQVEGYYGLPGAASSGGGRVGESGSEPASPLSSCSDSMIDCNSPVWPQITSHYGNGYSYEAQSVASMERIPAASSLQCLSSIVDRLSSADAAGPLGVRDTVTLSPSSSVSPPATPDSSHTRPVYHVL